A single Nitrosospira multiformis ATCC 25196 DNA region contains:
- a CDS encoding NAD(P)-binding protein, which produces MNAINNKIFLSFWQAGYEGADHINGEGLPLSMNHATQHADLAYHDYSLLQDFGIGTVRESVGWRSVEKEGGFDFSSVELRAHAARDCGLQVIWTLCHYGWPDEIDPYSADFIDRFSLFCSRTVEYLESFSNNDVVSIYTPINEISFTSWVSVRNRFMCANPHDDDGAELKRQLVRATMKGCEEIWKINPSARILHCEPLIHVVAPDDRPDLEDHAEMYRQSQFEAWDMLCGRLEPELGGAPHFLDLIGVNYYHSNQWESSSDKWEAGLPLFWHLDHPRRVPFYDLLNEVYRRYHRPVLISETSHVGSGRGAWIKEVAQHAVIAQQSGVDLHGICLYPIVDRPDWDNPEHWHKSGLWEVNIEGEKEETRYQRVLSQTYAAGLRDAQRLTHNLFSHCLSIQTPSNTLGIPMTTIIVFSHLRWDFVYQRPQHLLSRLAENYKIVFIEEPILHQHDSFLEYSQPVPNITVVKPRTPVAAAGFHDEQLPHLIRLMQQFVVLEEEHIAWFYTPMALPLLQELQPSLVIYDCMDELASFKNSPKQMLQRENALLRIADLVFTGGPSLYRAKRARHPNVHCFPSSVDIVHFEQARDRSNHHPAQEDIPGPRLGYYGVIDERIDLELIDRLAEAHPQWQIVLVGPVAKISRSALPRRHNIHYLGQQPYKALPHFLAGWNVCLLPFALNESTRFISPTKTLEYMAAELPVISTPVADVVELYGEAVSIADTPQAFIRACENALLTTPEDNTQTIMRMREMVSATSWNTTAEKMHELMQVAVLQNEGSTRGVRRFMEPESLIPGNLESTPAENRKVVIIGAGPTGLSAAYHLDEETLLLDKNSVVGGWCRSIEDKGFTFDHAGHIMFSNDPYVHQLYKILLGNNVHWQDREAWVYSKGIHTRYPFQGALYGLPADVIKECIVGAMEARYGTLKTPQAKSMEGTCQGMDGAATVVSDCCADGTGSIVPGSGEVRGAEGMVDRSKAENFEEFIYRVWGAGIAKHFAIPYNRKLWTVPLTEMETSWLGGRVPLPDLEEIIEGALRPVAKPMGPNARFGYPLRGGFQAMMSGFVPHIKGAIELNTEVARISPDQHLITLADGRRYRYQYLLSTIPLPELIRSMGDEAPPPIKKAAAALRHVSVRCVNLGIGRENISDKHWIYYPEDTIFHRVFLQGNASPACNPPGGFGLTCEISYSPVKPLPLDGQELIDRCVEDCIKVGLFTRDDKLITANLVDMPYAYVVYDHARKQSVETIRQWLSERDIILAGRYSEWEYYNSDHAFLAGKKAAEVIDELIDGEEHIADKTAV; this is translated from the coding sequence ATGAACGCAATCAATAACAAAATATTCCTTTCTTTTTGGCAGGCAGGCTATGAAGGGGCGGACCACATCAATGGTGAGGGCTTGCCTTTATCCATGAATCACGCCACGCAGCATGCTGATCTGGCATATCACGATTATTCGCTACTGCAGGATTTTGGGATCGGAACGGTCCGCGAAAGCGTGGGTTGGCGGTCAGTGGAAAAAGAGGGGGGCTTCGATTTTTCGTCTGTCGAACTACGTGCCCACGCGGCTCGAGACTGTGGCCTACAGGTCATATGGACGTTATGTCATTACGGTTGGCCAGATGAGATCGATCCCTATTCGGCTGATTTCATTGACCGGTTTTCGCTGTTTTGTTCTCGAACGGTGGAATATCTTGAATCATTTTCGAACAACGACGTTGTTTCCATCTACACCCCGATTAACGAAATCTCCTTCACCAGCTGGGTATCTGTGAGAAATCGCTTCATGTGCGCCAATCCACATGACGACGACGGAGCGGAGTTAAAGCGGCAGCTGGTGCGAGCAACGATGAAAGGCTGCGAGGAAATCTGGAAAATCAATCCTTCCGCCCGCATTCTTCATTGCGAGCCGCTGATACACGTCGTTGCTCCTGATGACCGGCCTGACCTTGAGGATCACGCAGAGATGTACAGGCAATCCCAGTTCGAAGCCTGGGACATGCTCTGCGGACGCCTGGAGCCTGAGTTGGGGGGCGCGCCGCATTTTCTGGACCTGATCGGAGTGAACTACTATCACAGCAACCAATGGGAATCTAGCAGCGACAAATGGGAGGCAGGCCTTCCTCTCTTCTGGCACCTCGATCATCCCCGCCGTGTTCCATTCTATGACCTTCTAAACGAGGTTTATCGCCGTTATCACCGGCCTGTTTTAATTTCGGAAACCAGCCATGTCGGAAGTGGCAGGGGTGCGTGGATCAAGGAAGTGGCGCAGCACGCGGTAATAGCTCAACAGTCTGGGGTGGACCTGCACGGAATCTGTCTGTATCCCATCGTTGATCGACCAGATTGGGATAACCCGGAACATTGGCATAAAAGCGGTCTATGGGAAGTAAATATCGAGGGGGAAAAAGAAGAAACACGGTACCAGCGGGTTTTATCGCAGACATATGCCGCTGGTTTAAGAGATGCTCAACGACTGACTCATAATCTTTTTTCACATTGCCTTTCAATTCAAACCCCATCCAACACTCTAGGAATCCCAATGACGACAATTATTGTTTTTTCCCATCTGCGCTGGGACTTTGTATATCAACGCCCCCAACATCTTCTCTCCCGGCTTGCTGAAAACTACAAGATTGTTTTCATTGAAGAGCCGATTCTGCACCAGCACGACAGCTTCCTCGAATACTCCCAGCCGGTGCCGAACATTACCGTGGTGAAGCCTCGCACACCGGTCGCCGCAGCAGGTTTCCATGATGAACAACTGCCGCATCTGATCAGATTGATGCAGCAATTTGTCGTTCTGGAAGAAGAGCACATCGCCTGGTTTTATACGCCCATGGCGCTGCCGCTGCTGCAGGAGCTGCAACCCTCCCTGGTTATTTATGATTGCATGGACGAACTCGCCTCTTTCAAGAATTCACCCAAGCAAATGCTTCAACGGGAAAATGCGTTGCTGAGAATTGCGGACCTCGTTTTTACCGGCGGGCCAAGCCTCTACCGCGCAAAGCGGGCACGCCATCCGAACGTGCATTGCTTTCCCAGCAGTGTAGATATCGTACATTTTGAACAAGCAAGGGACCGGAGCAATCACCACCCGGCCCAGGAGGACATACCCGGCCCCCGGCTCGGCTACTATGGCGTGATAGACGAGCGAATTGATCTGGAACTCATCGATCGTCTGGCGGAGGCGCACCCGCAATGGCAGATCGTGCTGGTCGGGCCCGTCGCGAAGATCAGCCGGAGCGCGTTGCCCCGACGGCATAACATTCACTACCTGGGCCAGCAGCCCTATAAGGCCCTTCCGCATTTTCTGGCTGGCTGGAACGTATGTTTGCTGCCTTTTGCCTTGAATGAATCCACACGCTTCATCAGCCCGACCAAGACGCTGGAGTATATGGCTGCCGAATTGCCTGTAATCAGTACACCCGTTGCGGATGTAGTGGAACTGTATGGGGAAGCCGTATCGATTGCAGATACCCCGCAGGCTTTCATCCGGGCCTGCGAGAACGCGTTGCTGACCACCCCCGAAGACAATACGCAAACGATTATGAGAATGCGGGAAATGGTATCGGCAACCTCCTGGAATACAACTGCGGAAAAAATGCATGAACTCATGCAGGTTGCCGTGCTGCAGAACGAAGGATCAACGAGGGGTGTACGCCGGTTCATGGAACCCGAGTCCCTCATTCCTGGGAACCTGGAATCTACTCCTGCCGAAAACAGAAAGGTTGTCATTATCGGAGCGGGGCCGACCGGATTGAGTGCTGCTTATCACCTTGACGAAGAGACGCTGCTGCTGGACAAGAATTCGGTTGTCGGCGGATGGTGCCGCTCGATTGAAGACAAAGGTTTCACCTTTGATCACGCCGGTCACATCATGTTTTCAAACGACCCCTATGTGCATCAGCTCTACAAGATTCTGCTCGGCAATAACGTTCATTGGCAGGACCGTGAAGCCTGGGTTTACAGCAAAGGCATTCATACCCGCTATCCGTTTCAGGGCGCCCTCTATGGTCTGCCCGCCGATGTCATCAAGGAATGCATTGTGGGAGCGATGGAAGCGCGCTACGGCACATTAAAGACTCCTCAAGCAAAATCAATGGAAGGAACCTGCCAGGGTATGGACGGGGCCGCTACCGTTGTATCGGACTGCTGCGCCGATGGGACCGGGAGTATAGTCCCCGGGTCCGGCGAAGTACGAGGGGCCGAAGGCATGGTTGACAGAAGCAAAGCCGAGAACTTCGAAGAGTTCATCTATCGGGTGTGGGGAGCAGGTATCGCGAAACATTTTGCGATACCTTACAACAGAAAACTCTGGACAGTTCCACTGACCGAAATGGAAACTTCCTGGCTTGGGGGCCGCGTACCCCTGCCTGATCTGGAGGAAATCATAGAAGGCGCATTACGGCCTGTCGCCAAACCGATGGGCCCCAATGCGCGCTTCGGTTACCCTCTCCGAGGGGGATTTCAGGCCATGATGTCTGGCTTTGTTCCCCACATCAAAGGCGCCATTGAGCTGAATACAGAGGTCGCCCGCATTTCACCGGATCAACACTTGATTACATTGGCGGATGGAAGGCGCTACCGCTATCAGTATCTGCTCAGCACGATACCCCTACCCGAGCTGATCCGCAGCATGGGGGATGAAGCGCCTCCCCCCATCAAAAAAGCGGCAGCCGCATTGCGCCACGTTTCAGTACGCTGCGTCAACCTGGGTATCGGCAGGGAAAACATTTCAGACAAGCACTGGATCTATTATCCGGAAGACACCATCTTCCATCGGGTTTTTCTCCAGGGGAATGCCAGTCCTGCCTGCAATCCCCCGGGCGGATTCGGGCTCACCTGCGAGATATCCTACTCGCCGGTCAAACCTCTCCCACTCGACGGCCAGGAGTTGATCGACCGATGCGTGGAAGACTGCATCAAGGTGGGTTTATTTACGCGGGACGATAAATTGATTACGGCCAATCTGGTAGATATGCCGTACGCGTATGTAGTATATGACCACGCGAGAAAGCAGAGCGTTGAAACCATCCGGCAATGGCTTTCGGAGCGCGATATTATCCTGGCCGGACGCTACAGTGAGTGGGAATATTACAACTCCGATCATGCTTTCCTGGCAGGAAAAAAGGCAGCAGAAGTTATCGATGAACTCATTGACGGCGAAGAACATATTGCCGACAAAACCGCAGTGTGA
- a CDS encoding glycosyltransferase family 4 protein: MKIISTAERPVNLLEIIGASIVGGMETYVLRLLERLPQDSFRVTCLCVAEGKLASQLRSIGCSVHITPITDEPDWQAVLLGSSLIRTDAIDVIHAHLPNAHSLAGILSRLTDTPAVSTIHGRYLSMRDFEVHKLMNTHINVVAKTAYFHALTLGVPSTKLRFIPNGIDTKIFQPAPKSNYLHSLIKIPPETPLVGFIGRLSPEKGPGVFVQVARIAQRKLKNCHFVLVGEGPMRRELQKEIDEYGLKDHIHIVGLQRDITKIYPCLDLVVSTSYSEAMPLVIVEAMASGLPVVATNVGGVVDIVEVGGTGLLKGPGDTEGLANDVITLMTDNSTRIQMGAAARKRAEEKFDLSDIVAQTAQLLRSLTQGGIKGSDADTTKGYRKARS, from the coding sequence GTGAAAATCATTTCAACCGCCGAACGGCCTGTCAATCTTCTTGAGATCATAGGGGCTTCCATTGTCGGTGGAATGGAAACTTACGTCTTGAGGTTGCTCGAGCGGCTTCCCCAGGACTCTTTTCGGGTCACCTGCCTCTGTGTGGCGGAAGGCAAACTCGCATCCCAATTACGCAGCATCGGTTGCAGCGTTCACATCACGCCCATCACGGATGAGCCCGACTGGCAGGCTGTCCTGCTGGGCTCCAGCCTGATCCGGACTGATGCGATCGACGTCATTCATGCACACCTTCCCAATGCACACTCACTTGCAGGTATTCTGAGCAGGTTGACCGACACGCCAGCTGTGTCCACTATTCACGGACGCTACCTGAGCATGCGCGATTTTGAAGTGCACAAGCTCATGAATACCCATATCAACGTGGTTGCAAAAACCGCCTACTTCCATGCTTTGACCCTCGGCGTACCGAGCACAAAACTACGTTTTATTCCGAATGGAATCGATACAAAGATCTTTCAACCGGCCCCCAAGTCGAATTACCTTCATTCCTTGATCAAGATCCCGCCAGAAACGCCTCTCGTAGGCTTCATTGGACGCCTCTCGCCCGAAAAGGGACCGGGAGTATTTGTTCAGGTGGCGCGGATAGCACAAAGGAAATTGAAGAATTGCCACTTCGTACTGGTGGGCGAAGGGCCGATGCGGCGGGAGCTCCAGAAGGAAATCGACGAGTATGGCCTGAAGGACCACATCCATATAGTCGGACTGCAGAGAGACATCACAAAAATCTATCCCTGCCTCGATCTCGTCGTGTCGACTTCATATTCCGAAGCGATGCCACTTGTAATAGTAGAAGCGATGGCGTCAGGCCTCCCGGTGGTGGCCACGAATGTCGGGGGGGTGGTCGATATTGTCGAGGTAGGCGGAACCGGATTGCTGAAAGGTCCGGGAGATACGGAAGGACTGGCAAACGATGTCATCACTTTGATGACCGACAATTCGACCCGTATCCAGATGGGAGCAGCAGCCCGAAAACGGGCCGAAGAAAAATTCGACCTAAGTGATATCGTCGCTCAAACTGCACAATTATTGCGATCTCTTACCCAAGGGGGTATCAAAGGAAGCGATGCGGATACGACAAAAGGCTATCGAAAAGCGCGTTCCTGA
- a CDS encoding NAD(P)H-binding protein, whose translation MSTILITGASGFIGSHLVMALAAAGHRIVCATRRGQPEDIRGIKDLKGTGPTYIAADFTRDFDMEVWKKRLAGIDVVINAVGILREHGRQTFQALHDRAPRALFAACEAANVKVVQISALGADENARSRYHLSKKAADDALLASPNNRSKSMVVQPSLVYGPGGTSAQLFNLIASLPVIPLPGAGNQRIQPIHIDDLTQAVVELLQTDRYLGQRIPLVGPEPITFRDYLGELRHLMGLGTPTFLPVPVGFVEFSARRLGQLSQRFGKGLLDLETWQMLQRGNIADPAMTRALLGRNPRPVREFASKWEVQALRLSALLGWLPVVLRVSLAAVWFVAGAVSMGIYPVEESYVLLARVGITGGLAPIALYGAAAMDIAFGFGTLFLRDRRLLWIAQVTLIGVYMVAITLFLPEFWLHPFGPLIKNLPILAVILLLYELEKR comes from the coding sequence ATGTCCACCATTTTGATTACCGGCGCCTCTGGTTTCATCGGCAGCCATCTGGTTATGGCATTGGCTGCTGCGGGACACAGAATCGTATGCGCCACCCGGCGCGGCCAGCCGGAGGATATAAGGGGTATAAAGGATTTGAAGGGAACCGGGCCCACTTATATCGCGGCAGATTTTACGCGCGATTTCGATATGGAGGTCTGGAAAAAACGCCTTGCCGGCATCGATGTGGTGATAAATGCGGTTGGAATATTGCGGGAGCACGGAAGGCAAACCTTCCAGGCACTGCACGATCGTGCCCCAAGAGCGCTATTTGCGGCGTGCGAAGCAGCAAATGTGAAGGTCGTGCAGATATCCGCGCTCGGTGCGGACGAAAATGCGCGCAGCCGGTATCACCTCAGCAAGAAAGCCGCAGATGATGCATTGCTTGCTTCTCCAAACAATAGGAGCAAGAGCATGGTCGTGCAGCCATCGCTCGTATACGGACCAGGTGGGACAAGCGCGCAATTGTTCAACCTTATTGCGAGCCTCCCGGTTATCCCGCTGCCCGGGGCTGGAAATCAACGTATACAGCCGATTCATATTGACGACCTGACGCAGGCCGTGGTTGAACTCCTCCAAACCGATCGATATCTTGGACAGCGTATCCCTCTGGTAGGGCCGGAACCCATCACTTTTCGAGACTATCTCGGCGAGTTGCGGCATTTGATGGGATTGGGCACTCCCACGTTTTTGCCGGTCCCTGTCGGATTTGTCGAGTTCAGCGCACGCCGCTTGGGCCAGTTAAGCCAGCGGTTCGGGAAGGGTTTGCTGGACCTGGAAACGTGGCAGATGCTCCAGCGGGGGAACATTGCCGATCCTGCCATGACGCGCGCGCTGCTCGGGCGCAATCCCCGCCCTGTACGGGAATTTGCCTCAAAGTGGGAGGTGCAGGCCCTTCGCTTGTCGGCGCTCCTCGGCTGGTTGCCGGTCGTGCTGCGTGTTTCATTGGCTGCAGTGTGGTTTGTGGCAGGTGCGGTTTCGATGGGGATTTATCCGGTAGAAGAAAGCTATGTTTTGCTTGCCCGCGTGGGAATTACTGGCGGCCTTGCCCCCATAGCGCTTTACGGCGCCGCAGCCATGGATATTGCTTTTGGATTCGGAACCCTTTTTCTCCGCGACCGGCGACTACTCTGGATAGCCCAGGTTACCCTGATTGGCGTCTATATGGTTGCCATCACTCTTTTTCTTCCTGAGTTCTGGCTGCATCCCTTCGGTCCGTTGATAAAAAATCTGCCCATCCTTGCAGTCATCCTGTTGTTGTACGAGTTGGAGAAACGGTGA
- a CDS encoding zinc-dependent alcohol dehydrogenase: protein MRALTYHGSYDVRVDTVPDPILQEPDDIVLKITATAICGSDLHLYRGKMPELKNGDILGHEFMGTVVDAGPEVTALRKGDRVVVPFVIACGQCFFCERQLYAACETTNPDRGAIMNKKNVRSGAAFFGYTHLYGGVPGGQAEYVRVPKANVGPIKIPETLPDEKVLFLSDILPTGYQAVLNAEIGPGSSVVIFGAGPVGLMSAACARLLGAETIFMVDHHPYRLEFARQTYDVIPLNFDEVDPAEVIVEKTSYRGVDAAIDAIGFEAKGSALETVMTNLKLEGSSGVALRQCIAAVRRGGTISVPGVYAGFIHAFLFGDAFEKGVTFRMGQTHVQRFLPELLEHVESGKLQPDVIISHRMPLAEAASAYKIFEKKEDDCRKVVLTP from the coding sequence ATGCGCGCACTCACTTATCATGGAAGTTACGACGTTCGCGTGGATACCGTACCCGACCCGATACTTCAGGAACCGGACGATATTGTTCTAAAAATAACTGCTACTGCGATCTGTGGCTCCGACTTGCATCTGTACCGGGGCAAAATGCCGGAACTCAAGAATGGCGACATACTCGGCCATGAGTTTATGGGAACAGTCGTCGACGCGGGCCCGGAGGTTACAGCGTTGCGAAAGGGCGACCGGGTGGTGGTCCCCTTCGTCATCGCCTGCGGACAATGCTTCTTCTGCGAGAGGCAATTGTACGCCGCTTGTGAAACGACCAACCCGGATCGTGGCGCAATCATGAACAAAAAAAACGTGCGTTCAGGCGCAGCGTTCTTTGGCTATACGCACCTGTATGGGGGAGTGCCGGGCGGCCAGGCTGAATATGTAAGAGTGCCGAAGGCGAATGTAGGCCCCATCAAGATCCCTGAAACGCTTCCGGATGAGAAAGTCCTGTTCCTGAGTGATATTCTGCCTACCGGTTACCAGGCTGTACTGAATGCAGAGATAGGCCCCGGTTCCAGCGTTGTGATTTTTGGCGCCGGTCCGGTGGGACTGATGTCGGCGGCTTGCGCGCGGCTTCTGGGAGCGGAAACGATTTTCATGGTCGACCATCATCCGTATCGACTCGAATTTGCCCGCCAAACATATGACGTTATCCCCCTCAATTTCGATGAGGTCGACCCTGCCGAGGTCATTGTCGAGAAAACTTCTTATAGAGGTGTCGATGCGGCCATCGATGCAATAGGATTTGAGGCCAAAGGCAGCGCGCTGGAAACCGTCATGACCAACCTGAAACTGGAAGGCAGCAGCGGCGTGGCCTTGCGCCAATGCATCGCAGCAGTAAGGCGGGGCGGCACAATCAGCGTGCCGGGAGTATATGCCGGTTTTATCCATGCCTTCCTTTTCGGTGATGCTTTCGAGAAAGGCGTGACCTTCAGAATGGGGCAAACTCATGTCCAGCGCTTCCTCCCCGAACTGCTGGAGCATGTCGAATCCGGAAAGCTACAACCGGATGTCATTATCAGTCACCGGATGCCGCTTGCTGAAGCAGCTAGCGCATATAAAATCTTCGAAAAAAAAGAAGACGACTGCCGCAAGGTTGTCCTGACCCCCTGA
- a CDS encoding cysteine hydrolase — MNDTCVLHECSVALLLIDVINDLEFESGRQLVEHAIPMARNISSLKAEAKKLGIPCLYVNDNFGQWQSDFKHLVSRCVKDGVCGAPLARELVPQQDDYFVLKPRHSGFFQTPLDLLLQSLHAKKLILCGLTTDSCVLFTANDAYLRGFEIHIPSDCCAAINKSRHTDALGQMRRTLKASTAESVCIDLEQLLSDK; from the coding sequence ATGAACGATACCTGCGTGCTTCATGAATGTTCCGTTGCGCTTCTTTTAATCGATGTCATCAATGATCTGGAGTTCGAGAGTGGACGACAACTCGTTGAACATGCGATACCAATGGCGCGAAACATTTCATCCCTTAAAGCAGAAGCCAAGAAGCTCGGCATTCCCTGTTTGTACGTGAACGACAACTTCGGACAATGGCAGTCCGACTTCAAACATCTCGTGTCGCGTTGTGTAAAAGACGGTGTCTGCGGCGCGCCGCTAGCCCGAGAGCTCGTGCCCCAGCAGGATGATTATTTTGTTCTCAAGCCAAGGCATTCCGGCTTTTTCCAGACGCCCCTGGATCTTCTGCTCCAGAGCCTGCATGCGAAAAAGCTCATCCTTTGCGGCCTCACCACGGATTCCTGCGTGCTGTTTACCGCCAACGATGCATATTTGCGTGGGTTTGAGATCCACATTCCTTCCGACTGTTGTGCCGCGATAAACAAAAGCAGACATACTGACGCCCTGGGCCAGATGCGACGAACGTTAAAGGCTAGCACGGCGGAATCAGTCTGCATCGATCTGGAACAATTATTGAGCGATAAATAA
- a CDS encoding DUF421 domain-containing protein has translation MVDWSRLFGFSVNPAEIILRGTVIYWFIFLLFRLILHRDVGAIAIADVMLLVLIADAASNGMSGNYDSITDGCLLIATLAGWNYLLDSLSFHFPAIRRIVQQPPLALVQNGKIQRKAMRRELITVEELESKLREQGIEDFREVKIAYLEEDGEISILRNDGKEPENPPGKPKSKKTI, from the coding sequence ATGGTTGATTGGTCCCGTCTTTTTGGTTTTTCCGTAAATCCCGCCGAAATCATTCTGCGAGGAACAGTTATCTATTGGTTCATCTTTTTGCTGTTCAGGCTGATACTTCACCGCGATGTAGGCGCCATTGCCATTGCCGATGTCATGCTGCTTGTCCTGATCGCGGATGCAGCCAGTAACGGCATGTCCGGGAATTATGACTCCATCACCGACGGTTGTCTTCTTATTGCCACCCTTGCAGGCTGGAATTATCTCCTGGACTCGCTGAGCTTTCATTTTCCGGCCATCCGGCGCATTGTTCAGCAGCCTCCACTGGCTCTCGTTCAAAATGGCAAAATCCAGCGTAAAGCCATGCGCCGGGAGTTGATCACTGTCGAAGAACTGGAATCCAAATTACGGGAACAGGGTATCGAGGATTTCAGGGAGGTAAAAATTGCGTATCTTGAGGAAGACGGCGAAATTAGCATATTGCGAAATGACGGCAAGGAACCGGAAAACCCGCCGGGCAAGCCTAAAAGTAAAAAGACTATTTAG
- a CDS encoding DUF2269 family protein, which yields MIDYLVVKWLHILSSTLLFGTGIGTAFYMFSASLTRDSTVAAAVTRNVVTADWIFTATTIVIQPLTGFYLVYLAEIPVTSKWVMWSTVLYLIAGACWLPVVWLQIRMHQLAADACNRRDELPPLYWQYFRFWIGLGIPAFIALVIVFYLMVAKPV from the coding sequence GTGATCGACTACCTAGTGGTAAAGTGGCTGCATATCCTTTCATCGACATTGCTGTTCGGTACGGGCATAGGAACGGCTTTTTATATGTTTTCGGCGAGCCTGACGCGTGACTCCACCGTTGCTGCTGCGGTTACCAGAAATGTCGTTACCGCTGACTGGATATTCACGGCGACGACCATCGTCATCCAGCCGCTTACAGGTTTTTATCTCGTCTACCTGGCGGAAATTCCCGTGACCAGCAAGTGGGTAATGTGGTCGACAGTTTTATACCTGATCGCCGGAGCTTGCTGGCTTCCCGTGGTGTGGCTCCAGATACGGATGCACCAGCTCGCCGCCGATGCGTGCAACAGAAGGGACGAGCTGCCGCCCTTGTACTGGCAGTACTTCCGGTTCTGGATCGGATTGGGTATTCCCGCGTTTATTGCACTGGTTATTGTGTTTTATCTGATGGTGGCCAAGCCGGTATGA
- a CDS encoding amidohydrolase family protein — MIIDAHIHCSGDEKVDDVLQALDQAQVDKAVVLAPFLSGPYSMHDSASLRSANQYLSRLIGHHTDRLIGFAVINPSLEGACQDLVSAHELGLHGLKMVPAGWYPYDDCARDVYETAARLKIPILFHSGIFIDGKSGRFCRPSFYEAIRDYPDLRVTLAHLGWPWSDEANAVGLIDLINGVPPDNSQFRFDISFGAPPVYRLEVLRKAIDVLTPDLLQFGSDVFLPCSADLIKSRIDEVLMLLERLEVDKSSRDRIMGGTAAAWLGIN, encoded by the coding sequence ATGATAATAGACGCTCATATTCATTGTTCAGGAGACGAAAAAGTAGATGACGTTCTACAGGCATTGGATCAGGCGCAAGTGGACAAGGCCGTTGTGCTTGCGCCATTTTTGAGCGGCCCGTATTCCATGCACGACAGTGCGTCGTTGAGATCGGCCAACCAGTACCTTTCCCGGCTGATAGGCCATCACACCGACCGGCTGATCGGCTTTGCGGTAATCAACCCTTCGTTAGAAGGAGCATGCCAGGATCTTGTGAGCGCCCATGAACTGGGGCTCCATGGACTCAAAATGGTGCCAGCCGGATGGTATCCTTATGACGACTGTGCACGGGATGTTTATGAAACAGCAGCCCGCCTCAAAATTCCAATCCTGTTCCACAGCGGGATTTTCATCGATGGAAAATCGGGGCGTTTCTGCCGCCCCAGCTTTTACGAAGCGATACGCGATTATCCTGACTTGCGCGTTACCCTCGCTCACCTAGGGTGGCCCTGGTCAGATGAGGCGAATGCGGTAGGTCTCATAGACCTCATCAACGGAGTGCCGCCCGATAACAGCCAGTTTCGCTTCGACATTTCCTTTGGCGCCCCCCCCGTTTACCGCCTTGAAGTTCTCAGAAAAGCAATCGACGTCCTCACGCCCGATTTATTGCAATTCGGCAGCGATGTGTTCTTGCCCTGTAGCGCGGATTTGATAAAAAGCCGAATTGACGAGGTGTTGATGCTGCTGGAACGTCTCGAAGTGGACAAATCCAGTCGCGACCGGATCATGGGAGGGACAGCCGCAGCCTGGTTGGGGATAAACTGA
- a CDS encoding inositol monophosphatase family protein has protein sequence MDQEEALEFAQHLADVSRSIALRYFRTSMDICWKKDTSPVTIADCKIESTLRSVIRSRYPDHGIIGEEYDCIPGGRYSWILDPIDGTKSFTMGNPLFGTLIGLLDDGQPIAGLVDLPAMGERWGGTGRRTTFTDGISNGQANVSGCRSIDAARLYIAASSGADSDEKYAGIETLYRVAAITRPVCDCYAYGLLASGYCDLVIEDNLEPCDYLPLIPIINGAGGQITDWTGKPLTLNSDGRVIAASTESLLNAAIEVLRSSLSADSITR, from the coding sequence ATGGATCAAGAGGAAGCGTTAGAATTCGCCCAACACCTGGCTGATGTGTCCCGGTCCATCGCGCTACGATATTTCCGTACTTCCATGGATATCTGCTGGAAGAAAGACACGAGTCCCGTGACGATTGCAGATTGCAAGATCGAAAGTACGCTCCGTAGCGTCATACGCAGTCGATATCCGGACCATGGCATTATCGGGGAAGAATATGACTGCATTCCCGGGGGGCGCTATAGCTGGATCCTGGACCCGATTGACGGGACGAAGAGCTTTACAATGGGGAATCCCCTGTTCGGCACCCTCATTGGACTACTGGATGACGGCCAGCCTATCGCCGGACTGGTCGATCTTCCTGCAATGGGAGAGCGATGGGGTGGGACGGGCAGAAGGACAACATTCACGGACGGGATCAGCAACGGCCAGGCGAATGTCAGCGGCTGCCGCTCCATTGACGCAGCCCGGCTTTATATCGCAGCCTCGTCGGGAGCCGATTCCGATGAGAAATATGCAGGGATCGAGACATTGTACCGCGTCGCTGCCATCACTCGTCCTGTCTGCGACTGCTATGCATACGGCTTGCTCGCCTCCGGCTATTGCGACCTGGTAATCGAGGACAACCTGGAGCCTTGCGATTACCTGCCGCTCATACCGATAATTAACGGTGCGGGCGGGCAGATTACAGACTGGACAGGAAAACCCCTTACCTTGAATTCGGATGGCCGGGTCATTGCCGCTTCCACTGAATCCCTGTTGAACGCGGCAATAGAGGTGCTACGCAGTTCGCTCTCGGCAGATTCAATCACCCGGTAG